Proteins encoded within one genomic window of Polaribacter sp. NJDZ03:
- a CDS encoding cytochrome c oxidase subunit 3: MIREQRIEEELAIAKKKSAKPMLWISMISMVMFFAGLTSAYVISMERDDWVTFNLPQSFYISTFLIVTSSITLFLSQKFLKNDKRQLSLVMVVVTLLLGIGFIWQQYVGFNQLKSVGLFFTGPESTVSTSFIIGITFMHILHVLAGVLVLLVVIYNHFKYKYKSDNMLGFELGAIFWHFVDILWIYLFFFFYFIR, translated from the coding sequence ATGATAAGAGAACAGAGAATAGAAGAAGAATTAGCTATTGCTAAGAAAAAATCTGCAAAACCTATGTTATGGATTTCCATGATTAGTATGGTGATGTTTTTTGCTGGCTTAACAAGTGCTTATGTAATAAGTATGGAAAGAGATGATTGGGTTACATTTAATTTACCACAATCATTTTATATCAGTACATTTTTAATTGTTACCAGTAGTATTACGCTTTTTTTATCTCAAAAATTCTTAAAAAATGATAAAAGACAACTCTCTTTAGTGATGGTTGTGGTTACTTTATTATTAGGGATAGGGTTTATTTGGCAACAATACGTAGGTTTTAATCAGTTAAAAAGTGTGGGGTTATTTTTTACAGGACCAGAGAGTACTGTCTCAACATCTTTTATAATAGGTATTACATTTATGCACATTTTACACGTGTTGGCAGGTGTTCTAGTGCTTTTGGTTGTTATTTATAATCATTTTAAATACAAATACAAATCAGACAATATGCTTGGGTTTGAACTAGGTGCAATCTTTTGGCATTTTGTAGATATACTATGGATTTATCTATTTTTCTTTTTCTATTTTATTAGGTGA
- a CDS encoding cytochrome c oxidase subunit 3: MEANIAIPTDGKDTWNGGGQKPLGASYGKMMMWFFIVSDALTFSGFLAAYGLTRFKFIDSWPIADEVFTHFPGLHGVHAPMYYVALMTFILIISSVTMVLAVDAGHQMKQKRVAWYMFATIVFGIIFIGSQAWEWKNFIAGSYGAVKTTDGRLLQFATQNGFDEDGEPIFDQIALSDFVVGERTDGRILHERENGLWFEKEEAIATYSIAQIQESYKSNSDVLIRSELIDPATKQKIILSREEGMAQLAKTKMVVEGANLEVNEYGNISFADFFFFITGFHGFHVLSGIIINIIIFFNVVLGTYERRGHYEMVEKVGLYWHFVDLVWVFVFTFFYLV; this comes from the coding sequence ATGGAAGCAAATATTGCTATACCTACAGATGGTAAAGATACTTGGAATGGTGGTGGACAGAAACCATTAGGAGCAAGTTATGGTAAAATGATGATGTGGTTTTTTATCGTTTCTGATGCTTTAACCTTTTCAGGGTTTTTAGCCGCTTACGGTTTAACTCGATTTAAATTTATAGATTCTTGGCCTATTGCCGATGAAGTCTTTACGCATTTTCCTGGTTTGCATGGAGTGCATGCACCAATGTATTATGTGGCATTAATGACATTTATTCTTATTATATCTTCTGTAACAATGGTTTTAGCCGTTGATGCAGGTCATCAAATGAAACAAAAAAGAGTAGCTTGGTATATGTTTGCTACTATTGTTTTTGGAATAATTTTTATCGGTTCTCAAGCTTGGGAATGGAAAAACTTTATTGCGGGTAGTTATGGAGCTGTAAAAACTACAGATGGTAGACTTTTACAATTTGCTACACAGAATGGTTTTGATGAAGATGGAGAACCTATATTTGATCAAATAGCATTGTCTGATTTTGTGGTAGGTGAAAGAACAGACGGAAGAATACTACACGAAAGAGAAAACGGATTATGGTTTGAGAAAGAAGAAGCGATTGCTACTTATTCTATTGCTCAAATTCAAGAATCATACAAATCAAATTCAGACGTTTTAATTCGTTCGGAATTGATTGACCCAGCAACAAAACAAAAAATAATTCTTTCTAGAGAAGAAGGAATGGCGCAATTGGCTAAAACAAAAATGGTTGTTGAAGGGGCTAACCTAGAAGTTAATGAATATGGAAACATTAGTTTTGCAGATTTCTTTTTCTTTATTACAGGTTTTCACGGATTTCACGTACTTTCTGGAATTATCATTAATATTATTATTTTCTTTAACGTAGTACTAGGTACTTATGAGCGTAGAGGACATTATGAAATGGTAGAGAAAGTAGGGTTGTATTGGCACTTTGTAGATTTAGTTTGGGTATTTGTATTTACCTTCTTCTACTTAGTATAA
- a CDS encoding cytochrome C oxidase subunit IV family protein, whose protein sequence is MAHAHESNTKRIWVVLVLLTVITTVEVVFGIIKPASLHLTSILGTSPLNWMFIILTLVKAYYIAWAFMHLEGENKWLRRSIVWTSVFLICYLLTLLLIEGSYLHSVLAPLVKW, encoded by the coding sequence ATGGCACACGCACACGAATCAAACACAAAAAGAATCTGGGTAGTTTTAGTACTATTAACAGTTATAACTACTGTAGAGGTTGTATTTGGTATTATTAAACCAGCATCTTTACACCTTACCAGTATTTTAGGTACAAGTCCTTTAAACTGGATGTTTATTATTTTAACATTAGTAAAGGCTTATTACATTGCATGGGCATTTATGCACTTAGAAGGAGAAAATAAATGGTTAAGACGTTCTATAGTTTGGACCTCTGTTTTCTTAATTTGTTATTTACTAACACTCTTATTAATAGAAGGTAGTTATTTACATAGCGTTTTAGCACCACTTGTAAAATGGTAA